In Gigantopelta aegis isolate Gae_Host chromosome 6, Gae_host_genome, whole genome shotgun sequence, the following are encoded in one genomic region:
- the LOC121374356 gene encoding uncharacterized protein LOC121374356: MPHTARQPAELHSLQHTIMMCPAAAVLLLVLVPLVHGEIDWRSEPKWGYQFILGSDGQLECNDTNAMLEMGDTVTWVAPNKMMIQGTSGRNDEKYEVIDKNSVRGMVLKIKKITSEDHGVYICMVKRNSADYVRVIRALNLYEPAYSSMIDKYRNNIMVGGIAAAVLFVPLVGACLINKFRYKSEEEKDRKRHHRERAQQIQHEYQQQMDNGDGGILQRKTAPENDGFQNEAFQTDTTRL, from the exons ATGCCACATACAGCACGCCAACCAGCTGAACTTCATTCCTTGCAGCATACG ATCATGATGTGTCCTGCAGCTGCAGTTTTGCTGCTTGTCCTGGTTCCTCTGGTGCACGGGGAGATAGACTGGCGGTCTGAGCCGAAATGGGGATATCAGTTCATACTAGGCAGCGACGGCCAGCTGGAATGCAACGACACCAACGCCATGCTAGAGATGGGTGACACCGTAACATGGGTGGCGCCCAACAAGATGATGATTCAAGGTACATCAGGAAGGAACGATGAAAAGTATGAAGTCATCGATAAAAATTCTGTACGCGGGATGGTACTTAAAATCAAAAAGATAACGTCAGAGGATCACGGCGTATACATCTGCATGGTTAAACGTAACAGCGCCGATTACGTTAGAGTCATACGGGCTCTGAATCTGTACGAGCCCGCCTACAGTAGCATGATAGACAAATATCGCAACAACATAATGGTGGGCGGGATCGCGGCCGCCGTGTTGTTCGTCCCACTGGTGGGCGCGTGTCTCATCAACAAGTTCAGGTACAAGAGCGAAGAGGAAAAAGACCGCAAACGCCACCACCGTGAACGTGCACAGCAGATCCAGCACGAGTACCAGCAACAGATGGACAACGGCGATGGCGGAATTCTCCAAAGAAAGACAGCTCCTGAAAATGATGGCTTCCAGAATGAAGCATTTCAGACAGATACCACACGACTTTAA